A window of the Scophthalmus maximus strain ysfricsl-2021 chromosome 8, ASM2237912v1, whole genome shotgun sequence genome harbors these coding sequences:
- the foxe1 gene encoding forkhead box protein E1 — protein MTMPVVKVEKESPADTLSDSNPPPSTEVQARGRRRKRPLQRGKPPYSYIALISMAIANSPDRKLTLGGIYKFITERFPFYRDNSKKWQNSIRHNLTLNDCFIKIPREPGRPGKGNYWALDPNAEDMFESGSFLRRRKRFKRCDFTTYASYVHETPVFSPVQIARSAAYSNSVYSNMTVSPTYGQQLPSAYYPSSSPPAFGPGQNRMFSINNLMGHPTPGSMLGGQGPEGMQQPSRTFSPEGPPNGSSPCSLGAPVFQSQPCGGPLPPRSTTHPGFTYSGPNVHPHHHAHQGSYGQGHTQGYAAAGRLHAHGPAESVDHYSRMSPVQLGSFSQYNSAAGPIGNTGGYLRHPTYPGSIDRFVSAI, from the coding sequence ATGACAATGCCGGTGGTCAAAGTGGAGAAAGAGTCTCCCGCTGACACTTTATCTGACTCCAACCCTCCACCATCGACAGAGGTGCAGGCCAGAggtcggaggaggaagagacctCTCCAGCGGGGGAAACCCCCATACAGCTACATCGCACTCATTTCCATGGCCATAGCAAACTCTCCTGACCGCAAACTGACATTGGGGGGCATCTACAAATTCATCACGGAGCGCTTCCCCTTCTACAGAGACAATTCAAAGAAATGGCAGAACTCCATCCGCCATAACTTGACACTCAATGATTGTTTTATCAAGATCCCAAGAGAGCCGGGGCGGCCAGGAAAGGGCAACTACTGGGCTTTAGATCCAAACGCCGAGGACATGTTCGAGAGTGGCAGCTTCCTCAGGCGGAGGAAGAGGTTCAAGCGCTGTGACTTCACCACCTACGCCTCATACGTGCATGAGACGCCAGTTTTCTCCCCTGTCCAGATTGCCAGGTCGGCTGCATATTCCAACTCAGTCTACTCCAACATGACGGTCAGTCCGACCTACGGGCAGCAGCTACCGTCGGCCTACTACccctcctcatcacctcctgCGTTCGGACCAGGTCAGAACCGCATGTTCAGCATCAATAACCTCATGGGACACCCAACTCCAGGCAGTATGCTTGGAGGTCAGGGGCCAGAGGGGATGCAGCAGCCCAGCCGGACCTTTAGTCCAGAGGGGCCCCCGAACGGATCCAGTCCCTGCAGCCTGGGAGCCCCAGTTTTCCAGAGCCAACCATGCGGGGGACCTTTGCCACCCCGCTCGACTACACATCCCGGGTTCACCTACTCCGGGCCAAACGTGCACCCACACCACCATGCACACCAGGGTTCATATGGACAGGGCCACACCCAGGGGTATGCAGCGGCGGGACGCCTCCATGCCCACGGGCCTGCAGAGTCTGTGGACCATTACAGCAGGATGTCCCCGGTGCAGCTGGGTTCTTTCTCCCAGTATAACAGCGCTGCAGGTCCCATCGGCAACACAGGGGGTTATCTGAGACACCCTACATATCCGGGGAGTATAGACAGGTTTGTGTCTGCTATCTGA